One genomic window of Benincasa hispida cultivar B227 unplaced genomic scaffold, ASM972705v1 Contig557, whole genome shotgun sequence includes the following:
- the LOC120069712 gene encoding embryo-specific protein ATS3B-like, translated as MLCKMATPLLPFFIFSFFSISSAAQSTGSLPQTAPKSLSIGYIQKAGDCNYRVNITTSCSSPFHISAEIGVLFGDAHGNQIYEPKLEVESKNAFAKCSKDIFELIGPCTDQICFFYLYKSGSDNWIPETVEISSPDIDTAKYKYNSSIPNDTWYGFDDCQYFPSPSPPPPPPVPSAACRVPRWKWLASVIPLLLSSAVL; from the exons ATGCTCTGTAAAATGGCGACACCTCTACTTCCtttcttcatcttttctttcttctccattTCTTCTGCCGCTCAGTCAACCGGTTCTCTGCCTCAAACTGCTCCAAAATCCCTATCCATCGGCTATATTCAG AAAGCGGGAGATTGCAATTACAGGGTTAATATAACAACAAGCTGTTCATCTCCTTTCCATATTAGTGCCGAAATCGGCGTTTTGTTTGGTGACGCTCATGGAAATCAG ATATATGAGCCAAAGCTAGAAGTTGAAAGCAAGAATGCATTTGCAAAGTGcagcaaagacatatttgaacTGATAGGACCATGCACAGACCAAATATGTTTCTTTTATCTTTACAAAAGCGGCTCAGACAATTGGATACCAGAGACTGTAGAAATCTCCAGCCCTGATATTGACACTGCTAAATACAAATACAACTCCTCAATCCCAAATGACACATGGTATGGCTTTGACGACTGCCAATACTTTCCGTCACCATCACCGCCACCGCCTCCACCAGTCCCCTCCGCCGCCTGCCGCGTGCCCAGGTGGAAATGGCTTGCTTCTGTGATCCCTTTGCTTCTCAGCAGCGCTGTGCTGTAA